In Thermococcus thioreducens, a genomic segment contains:
- a CDS encoding AbrB/MazE/SpoVT family DNA-binding domain-containing protein, with amino-acid sequence MGKVGLTKVDTKGRVVIPKDIRKKMGIRPGEEFLITEIDGDTIVMKRFDVKKMLEEMIKNAKGINLEELKEETEKEGNRVAKELYGL; translated from the coding sequence GTGGGAAAAGTGGGACTAACTAAAGTGGATACCAAGGGCAGAGTAGTCATTCCAAAGGATATTAGAAAAAAGATGGGCATAAGGCCGGGAGAAGAGTTCCTGATAACAGAGATAGATGGAGATACGATAGTCATGAAACGCTTTGACGTTAAAAAGATGCTTGAAGAGATGATAAAGAACGCCAAGGGCATCAACCTCGAAGAACTCAAGGAAGAAACAGAAAAAGAGGGGAACAGGGTTGCGAAAGAGCTCTATGGCCTCTAA
- a CDS encoding type II toxin-antitoxin system RelE family toxin: protein MSSGGSWVYKLLFHREVLKDMKKIPPETQLRIKQVLQTLKIAPESIHKKPLKGYDDLFSVRVGDYRIIIEPNHEENIIFVWMISHRGKVYERLKRRKGE, encoded by the coding sequence ATGAGTTCTGGAGGGAGCTGGGTGTATAAACTTCTTTTTCACAGGGAAGTCCTTAAAGATATGAAAAAGATCCCTCCAGAAACGCAACTCAGAATAAAGCAGGTTCTCCAAACTCTCAAAATTGCCCCCGAGTCCATACATAAAAAACCGTTGAAAGGATATGATGATCTTTTCTCGGTGAGGGTTGGGGATTACAGGATTATCATTGAACCTAACCACGAGGAGAACATTATTTTTGTGTGGATGATTTCTCACAGGGGTAAAGTCTATGAAAGGTTAAAGAGACGAAAGGGTGAGTAA
- a CDS encoding 6-pyruvoyl trahydropterin synthase family protein, translating to MKARIVERFKFEAAHAVIIDGKPEEIHGHTFWLEVAVEGEIKKGYVMDFLELRKIVDEIIGKLDHRNLNALFENPTTENVALWIAGEVGKKLPDGVKLKRVILWEGEENGVEFEF from the coding sequence TTGAAGGCCAGAATCGTCGAGCGCTTCAAGTTTGAGGCCGCCCACGCCGTTATCATAGACGGAAAGCCCGAGGAGATACACGGCCACACGTTCTGGCTTGAGGTGGCTGTTGAAGGCGAAATTAAGAAGGGCTACGTGATGGACTTCCTTGAGCTGAGGAAAATCGTGGATGAAATCATCGGGAAGCTTGACCACAGAAACCTAAACGCTCTCTTCGAAAACCCGACGACCGAGAACGTGGCCCTCTGGATAGCGGGAGAGGTCGGAAAAAAACTACCCGACGGCGTCAAGCTCAAACGTGTGATCCTTTGGGAGGGCGAGGAGAACGGGGTGGAGTTTGAGTTCTAA
- a CDS encoding type II toxin-antitoxin system VapC family toxin has protein sequence MRKSSMASKFLLDTNVFIAAVKTGRTDTTELLLHVLSGDKYRVIGNDVLLAEYRKYAERLNALDFYEFLRLRMEIVNPSRKEVLRLLPHFPPSQIADAVHAATCLKTGAILITNDRHFEKVAEEGLIKVWSISEAIRKILRR, from the coding sequence TTGCGAAAGAGCTCTATGGCCTCTAAATTTCTACTGGACACCAACGTCTTCATAGCTGCGGTGAAAACGGGGCGGACAGACACCACAGAGCTCTTACTCCATGTTTTATCCGGTGATAAATACCGGGTTATCGGAAACGATGTCCTGCTGGCAGAGTATCGGAAATACGCTGAGAGACTCAACGCCTTGGATTTCTACGAGTTCCTGAGGCTCAGAATGGAAATAGTCAATCCCTCCAGAAAAGAGGTGCTTCGTCTCCTTCCCCACTTTCCCCCTTCACAGATCGCCGATGCAGTGCACGCGGCCACCTGTCTGAAAACGGGAGCGATTCTAATAACTAATGACCGGCATTTTGAGAAAGTGGCCGAAGAAGGCCTGATTAAAGTGTGGAGCATAAGCGAAGCAATACGAAAGATTCTGAGGAGGTGA
- a CDS encoding sulfite exporter TauE/SafE family protein, which produces MLKYIGYFAVGVFIGILAALFGLGGGFLIVPTLNFLGVEIHHAVGTSSAAVVFTSLSSAIAYSRQKRIHYKVGLLLASTAVIGAYIGAWMTSFISAGQLKVIFGAALVVVAIRIYRKKTAEPSEVKLEEVEVNYKLVPVGGFFAGIASGLLGVGGGIINVPFLTYLGLPIHYAVATSSFAIVFTATAGALKHYAMGNVETQWLVLLVPGLIIGAQLGARIAKRTRASSLKKAFAVVMALLALRMILKGLGLPVP; this is translated from the coding sequence TTGCTAAAATACATCGGCTACTTCGCAGTTGGAGTCTTTATCGGCATTTTGGCAGCGTTATTCGGCCTCGGAGGGGGATTCCTGATAGTCCCTACGCTCAACTTCCTCGGCGTTGAGATACACCACGCCGTCGGAACTTCCAGCGCGGCCGTCGTCTTTACCTCCCTCAGCTCAGCCATAGCATACTCAAGGCAGAAGAGAATACACTATAAGGTCGGCCTCCTCTTGGCTTCAACGGCCGTGATAGGAGCGTACATAGGTGCATGGATGACGAGCTTCATAAGCGCCGGTCAGCTCAAGGTCATCTTCGGTGCGGCCCTCGTTGTAGTGGCCATCAGGATATACCGGAAGAAGACAGCCGAGCCGAGCGAGGTTAAGCTTGAGGAAGTTGAGGTCAACTACAAGCTCGTCCCGGTTGGAGGGTTCTTCGCGGGAATAGCCAGCGGTCTCCTCGGCGTTGGAGGGGGCATAATCAACGTGCCCTTCCTGACGTACCTCGGCCTGCCGATACACTACGCGGTCGCTACCTCAAGCTTTGCGATAGTCTTCACAGCAACCGCCGGAGCGCTCAAGCACTACGCCATGGGCAACGTTGAAACTCAGTGGCTGGTCCTCCTCGTCCCGGGCCTCATCATAGGTGCCCAGCTCGGTGCGAGGATAGCAAAGCGGACGAGGGCTTCATCCCTGAAAAAGGCTTTCGCGGTCGTTATGGCCCTCCTTGCCCTGAGGATGATACTGAAGGGCCTCGGTCTTCCGGTTCCATGA
- a CDS encoding helix-turn-helix transcriptional regulator, with product MRSKAVIVLAVALMILPLVSGQYSVESLSLTVYSDGYVKVVEAIVPENYTVSFSVPLLATNVEGLTVIDESGKPLPYEINGSTLTVYFENATGVRVTYYTPDLTAKNGAIWSVHFGSTVPVKITFPDNAVIVDLTDIPLEINGNSILMPAGNQTVSYVLEYRPTGAEIPTAPTSGMTAEPSNSTVSSNPGSSPPTSGGGSTNWTMLGILGLLVLAAGGGFLYMKRGEKEDVAPGISREDFEKRLRGYELTKDEEKALLYLFDRGGKAKQAEVREMLGIPKTTAWRMFQRLEKQGLVRVYKKKRENWVELRL from the coding sequence ATGAGGAGCAAAGCAGTGATAGTGCTTGCAGTTGCACTCATGATCCTGCCTCTTGTAAGCGGGCAGTACTCCGTCGAGTCCCTCAGCCTTACAGTCTACTCCGACGGGTACGTTAAGGTAGTTGAGGCTATCGTTCCCGAGAACTACACGGTCAGCTTTTCTGTCCCGCTCCTCGCTACCAACGTTGAGGGGCTGACCGTTATCGACGAGAGCGGAAAACCCCTGCCGTACGAGATAAACGGCTCCACCCTCACAGTGTATTTTGAAAACGCCACCGGTGTTAGAGTAACCTATTACACTCCCGACCTGACCGCGAAAAACGGCGCCATATGGAGCGTTCATTTCGGCTCAACCGTTCCGGTTAAAATAACCTTTCCGGATAACGCTGTCATAGTCGACCTCACCGATATACCCCTTGAGATAAACGGGAACTCTATACTAATGCCTGCCGGAAACCAGACGGTTTCCTATGTCCTTGAATACCGACCAACGGGGGCAGAGATTCCAACGGCCCCGACCTCTGGAATGACTGCTGAACCTTCCAACTCGACGGTGTCATCTAATCCTGGATCCTCACCTCCCACCTCAGGAGGAGGCTCCACAAACTGGACAATGCTCGGTATCCTGGGCCTGCTTGTTCTTGCCGCTGGGGGAGGATTTCTCTACATGAAGCGCGGAGAGAAAGAGGATGTAGCTCCAGGCATCAGCAGGGAGGACTTCGAGAAGCGCCTTAGGGGGTACGAACTGACGAAGGACGAGGAGAAAGCCCTGCTCTACCTGTTCGACAGGGGTGGAAAGGCCAAGCAGGCAGAGGTCCGGGAGATGCTCGGTATCCCGAAGACGACCGCGTGGAGAATGTTCCAGCGCCTTGAGAAGCAGGGACTCGTGAGGGTTTACAAGAAGAAGAGGGAGAACTGGGTGGAGCTGAGGCTTTAG
- the metG gene encoding methionine--tRNA ligase, protein MVRYMVTSALPYANGPIHAGHLAGAYLPADIFVRYLRLKGEEVLFICGTDEHGTPITFRALKEGRSAREIVDEFHEHIKTTFERAKISFDFFGRTELPVHYRVSQEFFLKALENGHLVKKVTKQAYCEHDKMFLPDRYVIGTCPYCGAEGQRGDQCEVCGHPLTPEKLINPRCNICGNPITFKDSAHYYIRMQDFEEKLKAWVESQEHWKPNVRNTVLGWIKEGLEERAITRDLDWGIPVPLDDEDVKGKVLYVWFEAPIGYISITVEHLKREGRENEWKKFWLNLDGETKVIHFIGKDNVPFHAIFWPAFLMAYGKYKDEETGAEWLLPYDIPANEYLNLEGKKFSTSRNWAIWVHEFLDAFPADYLRYYLTAIMPETRDSDFSFADFKSKINEELVNNLGNFVHRALTFVNRYFNGTVPERGELDDLDRQAFEEIERAFKETGKLIAQYKFKDALKRVMELAIFGNRYFDYQKPWKTAKTDRVRTATTVNISLQIVKALGILLEPFLPDASEKIWHLLNLEELKRWEFTEIPAGHKVRKATPMFKKVTDEDIIYFIVNYIARGNPESAKLLLDKYYRRDNGGKITIERFGEAKREEAMAILKSIYGDELEAKAEKAGKASKKEKVKKKGKGGESVEYISFDDFMKLDLRVGKIIEVKDHPNADRLYVVKVDLGDEIRQLVAGLKKYYKPEELLNHYVVIIANLEPKKLRGVESQGMLLAADDGERVALLMPDKEIKLGSRIR, encoded by the coding sequence ATGGTCAGGTACATGGTAACATCTGCACTCCCTTACGCTAACGGGCCGATTCACGCGGGACACCTGGCAGGAGCGTATTTACCAGCGGACATTTTCGTTCGCTATCTCCGCCTGAAGGGCGAGGAAGTCCTTTTCATATGTGGGACGGATGAACATGGGACTCCGATAACATTCCGTGCTCTCAAAGAGGGAAGAAGTGCCAGGGAGATCGTCGATGAGTTCCACGAACACATAAAGACGACCTTCGAGAGGGCCAAGATAAGCTTCGATTTCTTTGGAAGAACCGAGCTCCCGGTTCACTACCGGGTAAGCCAAGAGTTCTTCCTAAAAGCCCTCGAAAACGGCCACCTCGTCAAGAAGGTCACCAAACAGGCCTACTGCGAGCACGACAAGATGTTCCTGCCCGACAGGTACGTCATAGGCACCTGCCCCTACTGCGGTGCAGAGGGTCAGCGCGGCGATCAGTGTGAAGTCTGCGGGCATCCACTCACACCGGAGAAGCTGATCAATCCACGCTGCAACATCTGTGGCAACCCGATAACCTTCAAGGACTCGGCTCACTATTATATTCGCATGCAGGACTTCGAGGAGAAGCTCAAGGCCTGGGTGGAAAGCCAGGAGCACTGGAAGCCGAACGTCAGGAACACCGTCCTCGGCTGGATAAAGGAGGGCCTCGAAGAGAGGGCCATAACGCGCGACCTTGACTGGGGTATTCCGGTCCCGCTCGACGATGAGGACGTTAAAGGAAAGGTACTTTATGTCTGGTTCGAGGCACCGATAGGATACATCAGCATCACCGTTGAGCACCTGAAGAGAGAGGGAAGGGAGAATGAGTGGAAGAAGTTCTGGCTCAACCTCGACGGAGAGACAAAGGTAATCCACTTCATCGGCAAGGACAACGTGCCCTTCCACGCGATATTCTGGCCGGCCTTCCTGATGGCCTACGGGAAATACAAAGACGAAGAAACCGGGGCCGAGTGGCTTTTGCCATACGACATCCCTGCCAACGAGTACCTCAACCTTGAGGGCAAGAAGTTCTCGACGAGCAGGAACTGGGCGATATGGGTTCACGAGTTCCTTGATGCGTTTCCAGCGGATTACCTGCGCTACTATCTCACCGCCATAATGCCCGAAACCCGCGACAGCGACTTCAGCTTTGCAGACTTCAAGAGCAAGATAAACGAAGAACTGGTAAACAACCTCGGAAACTTCGTGCATCGCGCACTCACCTTCGTCAACCGCTACTTCAACGGAACTGTGCCGGAGAGAGGCGAGCTGGACGACCTCGACAGGCAGGCCTTCGAGGAGATTGAGAGGGCCTTTAAGGAGACCGGAAAGCTGATAGCCCAGTACAAGTTCAAGGACGCGTTGAAGAGGGTCATGGAGCTGGCCATCTTCGGCAACCGCTACTTCGACTACCAGAAGCCGTGGAAGACCGCCAAAACCGACCGCGTTAGGACGGCCACCACGGTAAACATCTCCCTCCAGATAGTTAAAGCGTTGGGAATCCTCCTTGAGCCGTTCCTTCCGGATGCGAGCGAGAAGATATGGCACCTCCTCAACCTCGAGGAGCTCAAGCGCTGGGAGTTCACCGAGATTCCTGCAGGCCATAAGGTTAGAAAAGCCACTCCAATGTTCAAGAAGGTAACCGACGAGGACATAATTTACTTCATCGTGAACTACATAGCCAGGGGCAACCCGGAGAGCGCCAAACTGCTCCTCGACAAGTACTACAGGCGGGACAACGGGGGGAAAATTACCATCGAGCGCTTCGGGGAGGCGAAAAGGGAAGAAGCGATGGCAATCCTTAAGAGCATCTACGGGGATGAACTGGAGGCCAAAGCCGAAAAGGCCGGAAAGGCCTCGAAGAAGGAGAAGGTGAAGAAAAAGGGAAAAGGTGGTGAAAGCGTGGAGTATATCAGCTTTGATGACTTCATGAAGCTCGACCTGAGGGTTGGAAAAATAATCGAGGTCAAAGACCACCCCAACGCCGACAGGCTCTACGTGGTCAAGGTTGACCTTGGCGACGAGATCAGGCAGCTCGTTGCCGGGCTGAAGAAGTACTACAAGCCGGAAGAGCTGCTCAACCACTACGTCGTCATCATAGCAAACCTCGAACCCAAGAAGCTTCGCGGTGTGGAAAGCCAGGGAATGCTCTTAGCGGCTGACGACGGCGAGCGCGTTGCGTTACTCATGCCGGACAAGGAAATAAAGCTCGGCTCAAGGATAAGGTGA
- a CDS encoding helix-turn-helix transcriptional regulator, translated as MRLTVAALMMITLILLPGVSSYTVSSLVLTVYNDGYTKVEYEILPSEYSSQVELPLLGDHYENVIVEDGNGNPLNFRLENGSLLIYSGNAEVVKVSYYTPDLTVKQGVVWTLNIATNDSFTVVLPANAIVVDLSDIPLEIAGNSITMPPGNQSVSYTLSGRGVGGEKGADSLVYLALLGGLAVVGGSAYALWRKKKGQSSMPSREEFQARLENLDLNEEERRALLYIFDKGGKASQAEVREAIGLPKTTAWRMFKRLERRGLVKVLKGRKENWVELRF; from the coding sequence ATGAGACTCACAGTTGCGGCCCTCATGATGATAACGCTCATCCTCCTGCCCGGGGTTAGTTCCTATACCGTTTCATCCCTGGTTTTGACGGTTTACAATGACGGCTACACCAAGGTTGAATACGAAATCCTACCCTCGGAGTATTCTTCCCAGGTTGAACTCCCCCTCCTCGGCGACCATTACGAGAACGTTATCGTCGAGGACGGGAACGGAAATCCCCTCAACTTCAGGCTTGAGAACGGAAGCCTTCTCATCTATTCCGGGAACGCTGAAGTAGTCAAGGTCTCCTACTACACTCCAGACCTGACCGTGAAGCAGGGCGTGGTGTGGACGCTTAACATTGCGACCAACGATTCCTTCACAGTTGTGCTGCCCGCAAACGCCATAGTGGTCGACCTCAGCGACATACCCCTTGAGATAGCGGGGAACTCGATAACCATGCCCCCCGGAAACCAGAGCGTTTCCTACACGCTCAGCGGGAGAGGGGTCGGAGGAGAGAAAGGAGCGGACAGTTTAGTGTATCTCGCCCTCCTGGGAGGCCTCGCGGTAGTCGGGGGCTCCGCCTACGCCCTATGGAGAAAGAAAAAGGGTCAGAGCTCAATGCCAAGCCGTGAGGAGTTCCAGGCCAGGCTTGAGAACCTCGACCTCAACGAGGAGGAGAGGCGTGCGCTGCTCTACATCTTTGATAAGGGTGGAAAGGCCAGTCAGGCTGAGGTCAGGGAAGCGATAGGCCTGCCTAAAACCACCGCATGGAGGATGTTCAAGCGCCTTGAGCGGAGGGGGCTGGTGAAAGTTCTGAAGGGCAGAAAGGAAAACTGGGTGGAGCTAAGGTTTTAG
- a CDS encoding PIN domain-containing protein — MIFIDSSVLYNYLIETSLTEYAVDVLESREGKLTSDTVVDELFYALIRKLGEKEYNAMSIWKVKELLRNDAEFRRRASDAISDILALIDAKDVLLVSDSRDWLTVATFVHDYSLLPHDAKILATALEYNCDKLATLDEDFEAVRDVIKLVPEGFWEE; from the coding sequence GTGATTTTTATAGACTCAAGCGTTCTCTACAACTACCTTATCGAAACCAGCCTTACCGAATACGCCGTTGATGTTCTTGAGTCCCGAGAAGGGAAACTAACTTCAGACACCGTCGTTGATGAGTTATTTTATGCACTCATCAGGAAGCTTGGTGAGAAGGAGTACAACGCAATGTCAATCTGGAAAGTTAAGGAGCTTCTCAGGAACGACGCAGAGTTCAGGAGACGCGCTTCTGATGCCATATCGGACATCTTAGCACTTATTGACGCAAAAGATGTTTTACTGGTTTCTGACTCCCGGGACTGGCTGACCGTTGCCACGTTCGTTCATGATTACTCTCTCCTTCCCCACGACGCCAAAATTCTCGCCACTGCCTTGGAATACAACTGTGACAAGCTCGCCACCCTCGACGAGGACTTTGAAGCGGTGAGGGACGTCATCAAGCTCGTTCCGGAGGGATTCTGGGAAGAGTAA
- a CDS encoding sulfite exporter TauE/SafE family protein, whose product MLSYLLDFLLGIGIGLIAGLFGVGGGFLIVPALTILGLPIHVAIGTSLACIVLSSLSAAVTHIRRGTVLYRVVAIKEVFSVPAALVGAYASSLLPEDILRFMFILLLLYLSFKMWRDETPTDLEGGELKTLRISAVGILSGLISGLLGISGGILNVPLFHAYVRIPMKYAVGTSSLALFFTALAASFGHYRLGQVDLHTALLLAPGLLVGARIGAILVHRAHPRHLRKAFSAILVVVAIKMLL is encoded by the coding sequence ATGCTGAGTTATCTCCTCGATTTCCTGCTCGGCATCGGCATCGGCCTGATAGCAGGTCTCTTCGGGGTCGGCGGGGGGTTCCTCATAGTCCCCGCTCTGACGATACTGGGCCTGCCGATACACGTGGCCATCGGGACTAGCTTGGCCTGCATAGTCCTCAGCTCCCTCTCCGCGGCGGTCACCCATATACGGCGGGGAACTGTTCTCTACCGTGTTGTGGCCATTAAAGAGGTATTTTCGGTGCCCGCTGCCTTAGTGGGTGCTTACGCCTCCTCACTGCTCCCTGAGGATATTCTCAGGTTCATGTTCATACTGCTCCTCCTCTACCTCTCGTTTAAGATGTGGAGGGACGAAACCCCTACCGACCTTGAGGGAGGAGAACTAAAGACCCTCCGAATTTCGGCGGTGGGGATTCTCTCGGGCCTGATCTCTGGACTGCTGGGCATCAGTGGGGGCATTTTGAACGTCCCCCTTTTCCATGCCTATGTAAGGATACCCATGAAATATGCCGTTGGCACCTCCAGCCTGGCCCTTTTTTTCACCGCTCTTGCGGCCTCTTTTGGTCACTACCGCCTCGGGCAGGTTGACTTACATACGGCTCTTCTTCTTGCACCAGGCCTTCTTGTGGGGGCCAGAATTGGGGCCATCCTAGTTCATAGGGCTCACCCTCGGCACCTTCGAAAGGCATTTTCCGCTATTTTGGTGGTTGTGGCAATCAAAATGCTCCTTTAG